From Pontibacter actiniarum, a single genomic window includes:
- the yjjX gene encoding inosine/xanthosine triphosphatase, with amino-acid sequence MTENKRKVVIASKNPVKVNAAMGGLGRMFPGYEFVAEPVSVPSGVADQPLTEQETLQGALNRVANAQEAHAEADFWVGIEGGVETMAGELTAFAWVVVRDREQLGRARSGTFFLPKAVQELVEQGVELGEADDRVFGHANSKQKGGAVGILTQNVLDRRELYEQAVVLALVPFKNKALYLNPQPQHEV; translated from the coding sequence ATGACGGAAAATAAGCGTAAAGTAGTAATCGCCTCTAAGAACCCGGTGAAGGTAAATGCCGCAATGGGAGGCCTGGGGCGCATGTTCCCGGGGTATGAGTTTGTGGCGGAGCCAGTCTCGGTGCCCTCCGGCGTAGCCGACCAACCCTTAACAGAGCAGGAGACGCTGCAGGGGGCGCTGAACCGTGTGGCAAACGCACAGGAAGCCCATGCCGAGGCAGACTTCTGGGTGGGCATAGAAGGAGGAGTGGAAACCATGGCGGGAGAACTGACAGCCTTTGCCTGGGTTGTGGTGCGGGACCGGGAGCAACTGGGTCGCGCAAGGTCCGGCACGTTCTTTCTGCCAAAGGCCGTGCAGGAACTGGTGGAGCAGGGGGTAGAATTAGGGGAGGCTGATGACCGTGTGTTTGGCCACGCCAACTCCAAGCAGAAAGGCGGGGCCGTGGGTATCCTCACGCAAAACGTGTTGGACAGGCGCGAACTCTACGAACAGGCCGTTGTGCTGGCACTGGTGCCTTTCAAGAACAAAGCCCTCTACCTGAACCCGCAGCCGCAGCACGAAGTATAA